One window from the genome of Enterobacter asburiae encodes:
- the zinT gene encoding metal-binding protein ZinT, with the protein MTAHIGKFAMTLGALLVSGQLFAHSHGHQMTEAEQKAASGVFEDKDVKDRSLSDWDGTWQSVYPFLLDGSLDPVFKQKAQKDKSKTFDEVKAYYRTGYATDVDAIGIENNVMEFHKGKAVSRCHYDYSGYKILTYASGKKGVRYLFECKDASSKAPKFVQFSDHTIAPKASSHFHIFMGNTSHEALLKEMDNWPTYYPNEMYKKQVVEEMLHH; encoded by the coding sequence TTGACTGCACATATTGGAAAATTTGCCATGACTCTGGGGGCGCTGCTGGTCAGCGGCCAGCTGTTTGCACACTCGCACGGCCACCAGATGACCGAAGCGGAACAAAAAGCGGCGAGCGGCGTGTTTGAGGATAAGGACGTGAAGGACAGATCGCTGTCTGACTGGGACGGGACCTGGCAGTCGGTCTATCCGTTCCTGCTGGACGGCTCGCTGGATCCGGTCTTTAAGCAGAAAGCGCAGAAAGACAAAAGCAAAACCTTTGACGAGGTTAAAGCGTATTACCGGACAGGTTATGCGACGGACGTGGATGCCATCGGCATCGAAAATAACGTGATGGAATTTCATAAGGGCAAAGCGGTCAGCCGCTGTCATTATGATTACAGCGGCTACAAAATATTGACCTACGCATCGGGCAAAAAAGGCGTTCGCTACCTGTTTGAGTGTAAGGACGCCAGCAGCAAGGCACCGAAGTTCGTGCAGTTCAGCGACCATACCATCGCGCCGAAGGCCTCTTCCCACTTCCATATTTTCATGGGCAACACCTCCCACGAGGCGCTGCTGAAAGAGATGGATAACTGGCCGACCTATTATCCGAATGAGATGTACAAAAAGCAGGTGGTGGAGGAGATGTTGCACCACTGA
- the urtE gene encoding urea ABC transporter ATP-binding subunit UrtE yields the protein MLQVNELNQYYGGSHILRGVSFEAVTGEVTCLLGRNGVGKTTLLKCLMGLIPAKTGEIVWQGKTITHSRPHQRVQSGVACVPQGREIFPRLTVEENLLLGMSRFSSREAKQVPEEIWQLFPVLKEMKHRRGGDLSGGQQQQLAIGRALASRPQLLILDEPTEGIQPSVIKEIGQVIRTLADRGDMAILLVEQFYDFAAELADSYLLMSRGTIIQRGRGENMEQEGVRGLVAI from the coding sequence ATGCTACAGGTCAACGAACTGAATCAGTACTACGGCGGAAGCCATATCCTGCGCGGCGTGAGCTTTGAGGCCGTCACCGGAGAGGTCACCTGTCTGCTGGGGCGCAACGGTGTCGGGAAAACCACGCTGCTGAAATGTCTGATGGGGCTGATCCCGGCGAAGACCGGGGAGATTGTCTGGCAGGGTAAAACGATCACCCACAGCAGGCCGCACCAGCGGGTGCAGTCTGGCGTGGCGTGCGTTCCGCAGGGCCGTGAGATTTTCCCGCGCCTGACCGTGGAGGAGAACCTTCTGCTGGGGATGTCGCGATTTTCCTCCCGCGAGGCGAAGCAGGTGCCGGAAGAGATCTGGCAGCTGTTTCCGGTGCTTAAAGAGATGAAGCACCGCCGCGGGGGCGACCTCTCCGGTGGACAGCAGCAGCAGCTGGCGATTGGTCGCGCCCTTGCGAGCCGTCCGCAGCTGCTGATTCTGGATGAGCCAACCGAAGGCATACAGCCGTCGGTGATTAAAGAGATTGGCCAGGTGATCCGCACCCTGGCGGACCGGGGGGATATGGCGATCCTACTGGTTGAGCAATTTTACGACTTTGCCGCCGAGCTGGCCGACAGCTACCTGCTAATGTCGCGCGGCACGATTATTCAGCGCGGACGGGGTGAGAACATGGAGCAGGAGGGCGTTCGCGGGCTGGTTGCGATCTAA